A segment of the Mercurialis annua linkage group LG4, ddMerAnnu1.2, whole genome shotgun sequence genome:
ttgtttcgtaacatttggaaacgtttggcttaaattgctaaataggtgaaacgttggatttgtttcctaacctttgttaacgtttggcatatatcgcaaaaaaggggaaacgtttggcttaaatcgctaaaaaggtgaaacgtttggatttgtttcgtaatgtttgtaaatgttcttcaatcgctaaaaaggtgaaatgcttggatttgttttgtaacgttttaaacgtttggtttaaatcgctcaaatggggaaacgtttggatttgtttcgtaacttttgtaaacgttcggcttaaattgctgaaaaggtgaaatgttttgttttgtttcataatttttgtaaacgttaagcttaaatcgctaaaaatgtgaaacttttggatttgtttcgtaatgtttgtaaacgtttagcttaaattgctaaaagatgaaacgcttggatttgtttcgtaacgtttttaaactttttgcttaaattactaaacaggtgaaacgatgggatttgtttggaacatttgtaaacgtttggcttaaatcactaaaaaggtgaaacgtttggatttttttcgtaacgttttaaacgtttcgttttttttcgtaacgtttataaacgtttggcttaaatcgcataaattgggaaacgtttggatttgtttcttaacgtttgtaattctttgggttcaatcgctaaaaaggtgaaatgtttggatttgtttcgtaacgtttgtaaacgtttggcttaaattgctaaaaatgtaaaaagtttgtttttgttctgtaatgtttgtaagcgttttgattttttccgtaacgtttgttagcgttaagcttaaatcgctaaaatggggaaacgtttggatttgttttgtaatgtttgtaaatgtttgaatttgtttcgtaacgcttataaacgtttggttttgttttgtaacgtttataaacgtttggctgaaatcgctaaaatgagaaaatgtttggatttatttcttaatgtttgtaaacgttttgcttcaatcgctaaaaaggggaaacgtttgtaaatgtttggcttaaattgctaaaaatgtggaacgtttgtttttattccttatggtttgtaaacgttttgatttatttcgtaacgttttaaagatttggcttaaattgctaaaaaggttaaacttctaaatttgtttcctaacgtttgtaaacttttggcttaaattgcaaaaaaggtgaaacgcttagatttgtttctgaacttttgtaaacgtttggctttaattgctaaaaagaggaaacgcttggtttttgtttcataacgtttgtaaacgtttgacataaattgctaaaaaggtgaaacacttggttttgtttcgtaatgtttgtaaatgtttggcttaaatcgctaaaaatgtgaaatgtttggatttgtttcgtaatgtttgtaaacgtttcacttaatatgctaaaaaggtgaaacgcttggatttttttcgtaatgtttgtaaacatttggttttgtttcgtaacgtttggatttgtttcgtaacgtttgtaaatatttggcttaaatcgctgaaaaggtgaaacgtttgtatttgtttcttaacgtttgtaaacctttggcttgaatcgctaaaaaatatgaaacgtcctgttttgtttcgtaacgtttgtaaatgtttcgcttatatccctaaaaaggtgaaacgttttgatttgtttcgtaacgtttgtaaacgtttggcttaaatcgctaaaaagcagaaacgtttagattttgtAATACCCTGAAATTTGGATGTTTCAAGAGTAAGCGGTGCGTCTCATTTTGAATCGtcaaaatgacaaaaatgaGGAAATTAGCAAAAGAGTTAAATAAAAGAGgacccgagtaggtcgatattaaaattttaaaaagaaaatttcaatgctaaaattccataaaagaaatgaaaatggaTATTAAAAGAGTTTATGGAAAAAAATGGACAAAAGCAAATTTAAGCCTAAACTAGAAAATAATGATTTAATTctcgaaaaatataatttaaataaattgtatatatggaaattaatatttaagtatttaatatCGATTAATTGGCAGTTGATATTCATTAAGCAAAATTTGATGGAAAAACAAGCATTCTAActcaaattggaatttgagcgtttttagcgaaaacaaaaacaaaatcgctaaaataaattatcggaaaTTGAATTAGGAGCTATTAAGgtggtattatttatttggaaaataaataatataaaatttattgaagTGTAAAAATCGGGTATTTAATCGACGAATTTGGGCGAAATAAAAGCTAGaagttaaaatggttaaaaatggCAATTCAAAGGACTAAAGGAGACTTTTCCCATTAAAACTTGaatcaaattgatttgattcCCAGATCAgcaatagaaagaaaaaaagaaactcAGCTCTCAACTTCATCTCCTTCCTTAGTAAGTTTAAACATGCAAGAATTTAGAATTGCCATATCTTGCTCGATTTTGGTCCGAATTGAACGATTCTTGCGGTCACGGAACGGGGACGGAGAGCTCTACACATCTATCCCATAGAATCAAggtaaaaatattgttttgtgGTTATGTTTCCAGCAGTAGTTAATTCgattttattcaaaattgatGGTAATGATGACTAAAAGGTTAATTGTGATGTTTAGGATGTCTAATTGATTAGGTAGAGCTGAGTTTGTGTTGTTTTGGTGTGAGAATGAGAGTTTTGTATTGAGTATATTTAAGGGTTTGATGATAGGTGGTGGCCAAAGGAGGCCGCGGTGGCCGGAGCTGGACCCGGCCGTCCAGCAGGCGCACCACCGTGCTGAATGCACGGTGGTGCCGAGCTGTAACAACTCTGGTACGATTTACCAGAGCTGAGCAGCCCCTCCCCTTACCAAATTAGGGGAGGGAACGGAAATGGGAAGGGGGCCAAGCCGCCCCTTCCCCGAGATCCATTAACACTCAATTTTTGCGTAAAACATCAAGTTACGCAAACTAGTGTCGAATTGGACGTAAAATGGATTGTAAAAGCAAACTTGGAGCTAAGGCATTATCGATTTGAAAATGGTTTTATATGAAGTGGATGGGTTGTTTTTAAGTGTTTAAAACGCTAAGGAAATGCGTTTAATATTAAGAGTTTAGGTTTGAAAACGTAAACTAAAAGGTTGGCGAAAAAAATGCTATAAGTCGATTTTGAATCTTtaagttgatttttggttatatTATAACCATCAAAGATATAAAAAGGACTTTGATATCAAGATTGAAAGTTTAacgtatttaaattattaaatatgttattgacttgaaaaatacaaacattGGATTTGAGAAGTGAAAACGGATATTTAAAGAATATTGAGTAAAGTCATAAGTCAAGGTTATGAAGTCGACCTAAGCTAATAATTAGGTTTATAATTATTGGTTTTACGTTTATAATCTAAACGTATTTATATTGTATTTTGTGACAGACGCATCGATGGACTTCGAAAGTGACATGTTTGGCTTAGTGGGATTCGActattattttgatatcatgATTTGGATAGCAAATTCAGTGAGTATACTTTACTCTCGCGTATTATTAcgctataattatattattaaacattttaattataagttataaaaaacaCATCGCATTAGATAATCATTTATTGTGATTTGGAATTGTATGAACTAAATGGTTATCCTACCGAGGGATACACGGAATATGACTTATgaaatagttatatatatatatgtatatgagtatacatattaataatttacgtttgacaattaaattatgtattgattgattatatatttgtgagtgaattaaatatttgatgttGGATTGAATTGTATATCGTTTTGTTGCTAtttgttctatgtttgaaattgatgtgtgatccgaagaaacaagctacctattgggcgtcaataggccgtgtgatcaccgatGTTTGTAAGAGTCTAGATGTCTGTACTTAGAattgtttgatatgagctcattaaatattgatcatatttataattatgaaatggaatatgtttgggtatcggaaagtaggattataattttggtagatatgaggtaactcggtcgaactatctcgggacccgtatctggtgagtaactcggttgaactatctcgggactcacaccttgggattaagccgtggcatgatgtaactcggttgaactatctcgggactatgccacgtggtaacgagtaactcagttgaactatctcgggaccgtaccacttggactACAATGATTGATATGAATACGATACATGTTAGGAAAggttaggagtttaagattaaggtttctatCAGATCAAATCTTTGTTTGTAAtataatgatattatatttgtttaaataaatgaattttcaTTTGTGATGTTGTTTTtgtgataataccgttagtaagatatatctcactcagcttaagctgaccccccaatagtgtttTCTTTCAGGTTTATTATGTGGTGatgtggtcgagcttccatccaTTGTTCTGGAAGTCTCAGTTATGAAAGTTTCTACccttcttagagctgcagtagttatGTTAGTAGATTAATTCGATAGTTGGCAGTTTATGTTTTTCATGTGTTGTGGCATAAAGATGTATTTTTGGAAAATGGTTTATCCACACATTTTGTATATGATTACATGATATTTTTCACAAGGTGGTTTGTGTTTTTAACAGGTGCCAGTAGCacagttttcaaacgttatattgccgattttttttaaaaaaatttaagattgttgttttgcgaaaaatttatagtgaatttcaggcttgctacggaatttggaactaccattcccattccctagcgccggtcgcggccctcgattttgggtcgtgacatatttgcttcctaacatttggcttatattgctaaaaaggtgaaacgcttggatttgtttgataacgtttgtaaacgtttggcttaaattgctaaaaaggggaaacgtttcgatttgtttcgcaacgtttgtaaatttggcttaaatcgctaaaaaggtgaaacgtttggatttatttcgtaatgtttgtaaatgtttgttttaaatcgctaaaaagttgaaacgtttcgatttgtttcgtaacgtttgtaaacatttgttttaaatcgctaaaaaggtgaaacgtttggatttgttttgtaacgtttgtaaacatttgacttaatttgctaaaaagggtttcataactttttaaacgtttggattattttcgtagcatttgtaaacgtttggcttaaatcgctaaaaaggtgaaacgtttggatttttttcgtaacgttggcttaaatccttaaaaaggtgaaacctttggatttgtttcgtaacgtttgtaaatgtttggcttaaatcgctaaaaaggtgaaacgttttgcttaaattgctaaaaaggtgaaacgtttggatttgtttcgtaacatttgtaaacgtttggtttatatctctaaaaaggtgaaacatttgcatttgttttgtaatgtttggatttgtttcgtaatatttgtaatgttttggcttaaatcgctaaaaaggtaaaacgtttggatttttttgcaacgtttgtaaacgtttggcttaaattgctgaaaaggtgaaacgcttggatttgtttcgtaacgtttgaaaacctttGGCTAAAACTGCTGatgaggtgaaacgcttggatttgtttcgtaacgtttgtaaacgtttggcttaaattgctaaaaaggtgaaacgtttggatttgtttcatagtgtaataccccaaaataattaattatttaattgggccacgtgtctATTTTtgactcgccagagtggcgatatcggaaaaattttccgagaaattaaagtaaataaattttaaataggtcggtttcgggaaagcaattatgcggaaattaatgttatatttcaattctaaattaaaaggaaaaatgtcaagaaaagcccaaaataaaatacagggaccaaagtggtaatttagccactacgactcaaaaatgtaaattttagattttgacgggaaggcattaatatcgagtttcgtattatttattggatataaatcatacgtataagttataattaaggtgttaatttatttagctatggactaaatcatacgaaagaaaagttcaaaagttAAGCTATAATAAAGAAAGAAtagaaataccaaaatgaaccTTTAGCCAAATTATATAAGGAAATGAAATTGAATCAGAAGGAAAGAAGAAAGATCCAGAGGAGTTGAGAAACTATCGAGCGAtaccgccgtttctccgttcgatgTCCGAatcaagcgattttcgcggcgatttcttcagaatcgagaaCTCTATCCGTTCTAAACTTCATTTCAAGGTAGTATCTCGAGAATTGATGCTAAGATTCGAATTTATTGCTGTTTTGgtttaggattaggaatttaacgTTATTAGCTCGATTtaagcgtttttggaaaaacaaaaatacGGGTTTTGGAGGAAATGAAGTCTTATAGTTGTTTGACGAGTGATAACACGACGGGGTGCCCGAAAAATGAGTTTACGGGGGGCTGCACtctggtgtgcggacgcacactacactgtgcggacgcacagtgcttgtgcgcgcccgcacagtgggtcCAGAGGACCAAAATGGGCTTTTAGCCCTATGTGACCGGGATTTTCGATATTATGAATATCaaaccctaaaaacgattaaggaccccgataatttaaaaagtaaagtttagTTTGACATTTTACGAGGTTAacgataatggaaaacgttAAGGATATTATACGATTTTCGAATACGAGAAATAGAAttcgatatatcgtgaatacgataaaggaatatcgagttcacgaataatattaagaatgaaactaaaccctagaagTTGAAAGTATTATACATAAAACACGCGATTCACAtctaattattaaacgttaattatcatgtatcagacgtgtcagcgagcagagaggtcagtagacgtgggatagcgagagcatatcatttcatcgaccacgtcattgatcggattgcggtttctgtgagttgcactttactttcgagtattacatattaaaattatttaatattatattttatatatatacgtggtatgtttatatgcatcgcattacatatgatttgaagaaactagttacctattgggtgtcaatatgctgtgtgatcaccagtatcgagtcagtctagtgtgtttgcttttgagaaatgatttgatatgtatggcatgatatgaatatgaattttgaagttggaAAATGAATTCGATACAAGTGAGCACCCGACTATGGTGTAGTCAGGAGTcgccgtatctagtgagttggactcccactttgggattaagcaATAGGTCACGATCGACGAGGTAGaatgtgaacactcccgggtcggactatctggatcagtatgattcgattattcgaaagttgtgtcgcatgctaggatattagtttcgaacggatcaaatacttgttattatgtattattttatattatgattttattgaaatacgatgctatgttttataataataccgatagtaaaatgcaaactcactcagtattttccccaaatactgacccctcacttttgatgtctttcaggtgcttagtgtgtggacttagctagaagccaattttgaagtctagaagtcagctgtgtatgtataatttcctgacttctgtgaatgttgCAGTAGTGGTCCAGTGTTGACAGAGTCATAGCCTAGGCAGcaatacattttgattgtacatattacttgttgtCTTGTTTATAACTTTTTGGTAGGTTATGCACGAGATAtgttgttcacggcaccagatacCTGTGATATGTTAAtacactaacttttgtatatagtaccgcgagacCAGTTCGTActgggtacggtaactagagctcgcgaggttttgaacagttagtgtaaatattttgttatatattatacttgtttattttcttCCGTTGCTTGATGTTATCTGTTTAATTAactgcgaaaaattattagtgatttgaggcttgctacgggtttcggagctaccaatctcgttccctagcgccggttgcggctcaatattttgggtcgtgacaatgttggtatcagagcagttggtccagttaccactgcaagtttgtttcagtgttcgtttgagagcagttggtccaatTACCACTGCCAGTCTTGTCTGAATGTTTGTTTGATATGGGATGCTCTGTCAAGAAAGTATAATTCGGAACTACTGTAGtagagagtcggaccttagttgccTGCATTTGTTTGATATGTGCATTAGTAATATGTGGTACAGTGCGCGCGAATCAGGGCTACTATGCTATTAAGTTATTAGTATCTGTGTATACGAACGACTGAGATAACTAAGTGTTTACTACTTACACTGGGATTGTTAAATGGTTATATGCTTGCGAACAACGTGcggctggattaaatgctaaatgtttacagcattttataagttagtattggaattgcgtgtggaattgggctcagatggtcgcttatgtttgaaattgtttcttttcagcatgtctgggcggAATGGAGCTCGGTTACATGCTGCTGAATAACGTGAGGAAGcacctcctatatttcaaaatgggtttcacaacgaagtaggcgaaccatcaAGGGTCCATCAGAACGGATTCCACGCAAGTATTAGGAGATTGccagaaatttatcagaatggctatatgtctgtatcagagattggtagttcttctggaGTCAGAGATAGAACCCATTCGCCAGAAATAGAGTatagtgaagaagatgaagaggatcttgaggaggatcctgaggaggaccCAGAAGAGGCTCCAGAGGAAGAATCAGAAGAAGATCCTGAAGAAGAGGACTTTGAAGAAGAGGAACTGTTAGATGAATCAGATGTTGAGGAATACAGaagtgagcatttctggtctTATGTGCGGAGATACCGTAATTTAAGGGAAGATGCAGATATAGCAAACAGTCAAGAACAGATAGCTCTAAACCAAGTTAGAAgacaaatgcgctccttttctatAGGAATGCTAACAGTACGGTTGTAATCTTCTGATTTTTTGCGAATAGCTGAGGGAGTCCCCGATCTGAACGAAGATAATAGAACCATCAACCGTAGATACGTCagaggcttaggacctgagtttggtgagctatatgagtatgtaggtgaacattttgggACGGTCACTATGATGGCCTGAAGTATCGAGACTGGCCGTGAGTGGGAGGGCGATCCCGTacgacccttctattttaggCGTGAGTTCCATCCGGATTACGTTAACACATCCTCTAGAATTAGGACCAACCCCCACTTTATGCACAGAGGCGGAGGCAACTATGGTAGAAGAGTTAGGTGCCGACACACAGGCGTAGTCATTAGGAaacctagcgttccgcatcaggcacctccaggtatcagtgatttatatgctttgagtatttgtgtttatgtgtttgcattattgtgtatatatgatgctgcattgcataatagaatatcAGTATTAAAAtatgcctataggataatacctcagatatcgagaacctataggaagtgAAGTTAATAAACACGCgaataataaaagaacatataaacataatttgcaAAAGCAATCATATAATAAACAATACATAATACACTATCgggaacgtaattcctatattacgttctagaagctgTGAAGAAAAAGATGGGCTACTAAATAGGAAACGATGTagaacatcggtacctgcgtttgtatatGATATGATATAGTGTATCGAAGGAGTGGATGTATGGATTACAGTAACAGAGAACTTTGATTTgaattgagttatcggagatatggagaaagaagtgatgtgacagaagaaTAGTCAGAAAAACAACAGAAAGTGAcagcaatataaaaatttgaaatgtacccaataataataaaaaaagccGTTAAtggtcgcagagtgtacaatctagagtaaacttacgattttatgaaaattataaaagtttttaagatttttcaaaaatacaattgtgctcagacatcgcacgtgacattgcataatcacgataggaatgcataaaagaatgattttcaaaatatagatcatgcatcatatcttttcAAAGGTGATAAAGAAAAATGCGATTTCGAGCAACTCTtgggtgatgagaggtgtcatcactctgagctacaattgtattaacgatttcaaatgatttatgaaaagtagtTTAAAGAGCTGATCAGCCAAAGAATGTCTTGAAATCTTTTTGTTTAGTAAGTGAACTCAAATGTGAAACTCTGCAACGAATAATAAAAgacttaataaataagaatgaaattataaaagaatCCCCAATAACGGAATTAAGCCATAATAACGCTGAACTATAATAAGGCTAACAGAGTAAAACAGGAAAACGAACAAGAAGTCAATGCCGGAAAGCGTACGCGATCAAGACGCGATGTGCTAGCAATGTCTGAGGATATAATATCTATCCTCGTGTTAAAACAAAGGAGGTAATGACGGAGGATCATATCAGGAGGAAGGAAGGAAAAAGGTACGAAACGACAGAAAaagtgattttttaaaaaaaagtataaagatTTAAACTTAGAAGTATGAAGAAGTAAACAATGTTAGGAGGTGGATATCAAATGATGTTTTAAGTACATATGACATAACTAATATCGGTATCAGGAGTATAAGCTATGTAACAGCAAGGAGAAAAGCTAAAGGAGGGACTTAGTGTAAAGCTAAAGGCCACGCATATAGACATGCGTATCAATAAATGTAAGAATAGAAATACATGTATCCTCAAAATCTAGTAAGATGATTAGAGCagtggaaagttctagaaatacatcagaaggattatcagaatAGGTCAGCAGTAGTAGAACTGTTATAAACGGAGAGAAGACGTAATCGATACAATAAGTAAAGGACAAGACgatacttcattgctattggaCAGATAGAAGTGAGCTACATCTAGGAAGCCACGATGTCGTAAGGACGAAAGTCGATATTGACACAGGAAAAGCCAAGTCCTTAAAGGTAATAGAACTACATTATAAGTACTAAGGAAACATAAAGTGTATAGGACGACAGAAATTGAACTActcctaaattttaaaagttgtaaattCAAGTATAATCTAAACGCTAAGAATAATTgaaaacacttcaagaagaagatgagagacaataaaagaataaattagaGAACGATAGTAACATGTATAAAGTCGATACATGGCAAAAGTAAAGTAAAGAAAGGTAAACATTAGCAAAGAAAGATGAGGAATCCTAAACCGTAAATTTCAATTGTTATACAACACAAAGAGTTCACAAAGAAGAGTATGATGAAAACCTATAGAATTTTCAGGTTCAGACTGACTTAGTATAAAAGTAGATAAGTCGTTAAAGGTCTATCGAACCAGTTAAAGATTAAAAGTAAGGATGAAGTTAAACAAAGGTGAGTCAGTAAGAAAGATTCTAAAGAAAGGTAAATGTTAAGAAACGAATAAAATCCTTATAAGATTAACATAAACAAGAAATTGTGATGTAAAGGAAAGACATCTTTGACTGAGAAGTCAATAAGAGACTCGAGACAAATCTCAAAGGAGCAACTAAAGGGAAGTAAAGAAGATAAGAATACGAGAAGTATTAGTAATTAAAAGAAACTATACAGGCTACACAATCGAAAGTAAtgtgaagcgaaacgtttaaggCAACAGTAAAAGATGAAGGATCATGACCAACAGAGCGACGTAAAGTTCACGATAGCTTAAAAgagcaaaggaaagagaaattgTAGATAGTAAAGGATGTATCAGGCTCAGCTACGTTAAGAGACAGTAAATGTGATAGATAAGGTGCATGTTGAATGAGATTGGTTGATGAGGAACGAAGTGTCAGATAAAGATTGAGAGGAGTAAGAAATGACAATACCTAGCTAAGAAAGAAAAGTGACAACGATAGACGATAGTAAAGGCTATAACCGTAGAttatgattacaagagaaaatGCTCATAAAAGTATGAAtgaagtaagtacgtcattaaggaTGTAGCCAACACGTCGTGGTTATTCATGTACAAAAGAGACGAGTAGCGACCCGATGACGACTAAGAATGGAATAATGGATTTGGAGATTATTAATTAAGGATAAATGACAACCATGTGATAAGGACACAAAGAACTCAATATCGAGGGTACGCTAAGACCATACTACTTCAGAGAGGCAACAAATGAACAAGAATAACAACAAGAAGATTCTTAACTATGCGATGGTACGAAGCTATAAGAGGAGAgctaaaagataaattaaaagaaaagctGCGACTAAAACGTACTAGTGGACATCGAGGAAAGTGTACGGCCAATTATAAGGTCTCAacatgatttatgaaaattcgaggacgaatttttggaaggggggaagaatgtaatatcccaaaatagttaattatttaattgggccacgtgtctAGTTTTGACTCGCCACAGTGGTGATATCGGAAAAgttttccgagaaattaaagtaaataaattttaagta
Coding sequences within it:
- the LOC126677280 gene encoding uncharacterized protein LOC126677280, with amino-acid sequence MELGYMLLNNVRKHLLYFKMEIGSSSGVRDRTHSPEIEYSEEDEEDLEEDPEEDPEEAPEEESEEDPEEEDFEEEELLDESDVEEYRSEHFWSYVRRYRNLREDADIANSQEQIALNQVRRQMRSFSIGMLTVRL